One stretch of Manis pentadactyla isolate mManPen7 chromosome 10, mManPen7.hap1, whole genome shotgun sequence DNA includes these proteins:
- the LOC130679357 gene encoding nuclear envelope pore membrane protein POM 121-like, with protein MTDCDTSDSADETGALGVVRVGVCGTSPHHFGITRPRRYPIQQGRYSCVLATLCRNGGHRKRVLSRGSSRVVCRPSTVRIAPPGSNLARFPIAAQIPKAPDPWSKEAVLLALERWKRKKRTVEEEEDQISAAGQEDKRRCHDSSGSGHSAFKPEVANGVPAAFVPEPGPLKRGLSSPSSDGELRKRTCTPAVSCSKGTCTCGIRMSRRNAITSSYTSTGGISQLWKRCPSASPFSSPASSLSQTRESPEKKMREEDGPQGSGSSAPPVNKESQGEQATTSDFESTTQTTISGGSTPSSHVTSGVSAGPAGTGDFGMSVSAPHSSSTPGVFNFVAGWSGRTGGTAPFWGCLSQNSLGAAGQSTLFAIYVASTPTNTSVLAGEIWNGLGLQSQGAVLSTNIVYTLGTLRCSEETDVIGKQRQVAV; from the exons GGTCTGTGGGACTTCACCACACCACTTTGGCATAACACGTCCAAGACGATACCCAATCCAGCAGGGCCGGTATTCCTGTGTGCTTGCCACGCTGTGCCGGAATGGCGGTCACAGGAAGCGTGTGCTGTCTCGTGGTAGTTCCAGAGTGGTGTGCAGGCCTTCGACAGTGAGGATCGCTCCTCCCGGGAGCAACCTGGCTCGTTTTCCAAT AGCAGCGCAGATCCCTAAGGCCCCAGACCCGTGGTCAAAGGAGGCTGTTCTGCTTGCCCTCGAAcgttggaagaggaagaaaaggacagtggaggaggaggaagaccaaaTATCTGCTGCTGGTCAGGAGGACAAAAGAAG GTGCCATGACAGCAGTGGGAGTGGCCATTCAGCTTTTAAGCCCGAGGTGGCCAACGGAGTCCCTGCTGCTTTTGTGCCTGA GCCTGGGCCTCTGAAGAGAGGCCTCAGTTCCCCGAGCTCAGATGGTGAGCTGCGTAAGAGAACCTGCACCCCTGCTGTGAGCTGCTCGAAGGGCACGTGCACATGTGGCATCCGTATGTCCAGGCGCAATGCCATTACCAGTTCCTACACTTCTACTGGAGGCATCTCTCAG CTCTGGAAGAGGTGTCCCAGTGCCTCACCCTTCTCCAGCCCAGCCTCGTCCCTCTCACAGACACGAGAGagtccagaaaagaaaatgag AGAAGAGGACGGTCCTCAGGGATCTGGCTCTTCCGCTCCACcagtaaacaaggagtcccagGGAGAACAGG CCACCACCTCGGACTTTGAATCTACGACCCAGACCACCATCAGCGGTGGCAGCACACCCTCATCCCACGTCACATccggggtgtcagcaggccccgctGGCACTGGGGACTTTGGGATGAGCGTGtcagccccccacagcagctccaccccTGGGGTATTCAACTTTGTGGCAGgatggagtgggagaactggtggcACGGCCCCTTTCTGGGGATGCCTGAGTCAGAACTCCCttggtgcagctggccagagcacactaTTTGCCATCTATGTGGCCAGCACACCTACGAACACATCTGTgcttgcaggtgagatttggaatgggctcggtctgcagagCCAAGGTGCTGTTTTAAGTACCAACATAGTCTACACTCTTGGAACTCTACGCTGTAGTGAAGAGACAGATGTTATcggtaaacagcgtcaggtagcagtgtaa